A window of the Montipora foliosa isolate CH-2021 unplaced genomic scaffold, ASM3666993v2 scaffold_465, whole genome shotgun sequence genome harbors these coding sequences:
- the LOC137989549 gene encoding uncharacterized protein, protein MPESIASLKRENSNLKDQLSVMADEIAKMKEMLQEQSKKPAATKDETVQSLEFMSKGFDDFERFRVFAGKELKRLSAKLEELAVELNRVSRNIDEFQEYSYQYNVKIVGVPQTSQDESSAITSALCERLFKAMGSAVSIQDIDTAHRVPTRNTGNGGPRPIICRFIRRLSKDNVMNQRRNASRVDPSAVDFSEDVSLSAVRIFDHLTPRMQKVLFEAKRFKEQFHYQYCWSKGSFVYLRKDATSRAIKIKDITDLHHLQDGSQS, encoded by the coding sequence ATGCCTGAGTCTATTGCGAGCCTTAAGAGAGAGAACAGCAATCTTAAGGATCAACTGTCTGTCATGGCGGATGAGATTGCTAAGATGAAGGAGATGCTACAGGAGCAATCAAAGAAACCTGCAGCAACGAAAGATGAAACAGTGCAAAGCTTAGAATTTATGAGTAAAGGATTTGATGATTTTGAGCGATTTAGGGTCTTTGCTGGCAAAGAACTTAAACGCTTAAGTGCTAAGCTTGAAGAGCTTGCTGTTGAACTTAATAGAGTTTCCAGGAATATCGATGAATTTCAAGAGTATAGTTATCAGTACAATGTTAAGATTGTTGGTGTCCCTCAGACGAGTCAAGACGAATCCTCGGCAATTACGAGTGCGCTATGCGAACGTTTATTTAAAGCAATGGGATCCGCTGTATCAATCCAAGACATCGACACAGCCCATCGAGTCCCGACAAGAAACACCGGCAATGGCGGTCCGAGGCCAATCATTTGTCGATTCATTAGGCGGTTGTCAAAAGATAATGTTATGAATCAGAGAAGAAATGCAAGTAGAGTTGACCCGTCTGCTGTTGATTTCTCCGAAGATGTTTCCCTTTCTGCTGTTAGAATTTTTGACCATTTAACGCCAAGAATGCAGAAGGTCTTATTTGAAGCTAAGAGGTTCAAAGAGCAGTTTCATTACCAGTATTGCTGGTCCAAGGGATCGTTTGTGTACCTTCGCAAAGATGCCACGTCTCGAGCCATCAAGATTAAGGATATCACGGACTTGCACCATTTACAGGACGGAAGTCAAAGCTAA